The Xanthomonas indica genome has a segment encoding these proteins:
- a CDS encoding APC family permease, whose product MTHSALRRDVGPFALMLTGLGSIIGSGWLFGAWRAAGLAGPGAIWAWVLGAAIVTTIALAYAELGAMFPESGGMVRYSHYSHGSLVGFIAGWANWIAIVSVIPVEAEASVQYMASWPWQWAQDLYVQQPGGAGELSVPGLCIAAVLVLVYFLLNFWSVKLFARSNSLITVFKLVVPALTGVALIASGFHSENFSVGLHGGSHTIDFAAVLTAVATAGIVFSFNGFQSPVNLAGEARNPGRSIPFAVLGSIALATVVYVLLQVAYLGAVPPDLLAKAGWHGIDFRSPFAQLAIIVNLHWLAMLLYVDAFVSPSGTGITYTATTARMIYGMERNGTMPKVLGRIHPTWGVPRPAMFFNLLVSYLFLFFFRGWGTLAAVISVATIISYLTGPISAMALRKHAPEMHRPLRIAGLPVLAAAAFVLATELLYWARWPLTGEIILLMLVALPVYAYYQQRDGWKDFRRHLRGASWLIAYLPTIALLSWAGSTTFGGHGYLSYGPDLVVVGVVALGFYFWGVRAGWRTPSLQQASAG is encoded by the coding sequence ATGACCCACTCCGCCCTGCGCCGCGATGTCGGCCCGTTCGCCCTGATGCTGACCGGCCTGGGCTCGATCATCGGCTCCGGTTGGCTGTTCGGCGCCTGGCGCGCCGCCGGGCTGGCCGGCCCCGGTGCGATCTGGGCCTGGGTGCTGGGCGCGGCCATCGTCACCACCATCGCCCTGGCCTATGCCGAGCTGGGCGCGATGTTCCCCGAGTCCGGCGGCATGGTCCGCTACAGCCACTATTCGCACGGCTCGCTGGTCGGCTTCATCGCCGGCTGGGCCAACTGGATCGCGATCGTGTCGGTGATCCCGGTGGAGGCCGAGGCCTCGGTGCAGTACATGGCCTCGTGGCCGTGGCAGTGGGCGCAGGATCTGTATGTGCAGCAGCCCGGCGGCGCCGGCGAGCTGTCGGTGCCCGGCCTGTGCATCGCCGCGGTGCTGGTGCTGGTGTACTTCCTGCTGAACTTCTGGAGCGTCAAGCTGTTCGCGCGCTCCAACAGCCTGATCACCGTGTTCAAGCTGGTGGTGCCGGCGCTGACCGGCGTGGCGCTGATCGCCAGCGGCTTCCACAGCGAGAACTTCAGCGTCGGCCTGCACGGCGGCAGCCACACCATCGACTTCGCCGCAGTGCTCACCGCCGTGGCCACCGCCGGCATCGTGTTCAGCTTCAACGGCTTCCAGAGCCCGGTGAACCTGGCCGGCGAGGCGCGCAACCCGGGGCGCAGCATCCCGTTCGCGGTGCTCGGCTCGATCGCGCTGGCCACGGTGGTCTACGTGCTGCTGCAGGTCGCCTACCTGGGCGCAGTGCCGCCGGACCTGCTGGCCAAGGCCGGCTGGCACGGCATCGACTTCCGCTCGCCGTTCGCGCAGCTGGCGATCATCGTCAACCTGCACTGGCTGGCGATGCTGCTGTACGTGGACGCCTTCGTCAGCCCCAGCGGCACCGGCATCACCTACACCGCCACCACCGCGCGGATGATCTACGGCATGGAGCGCAACGGCACCATGCCCAAGGTGCTGGGCCGGATCCATCCGACCTGGGGCGTGCCGCGCCCGGCGATGTTCTTCAACCTGCTGGTGTCCTACCTGTTCCTGTTCTTCTTCCGCGGTTGGGGCACGCTGGCGGCGGTGATCTCGGTGGCCACCATCATTTCCTACCTGACCGGCCCGATCAGCGCCATGGCGCTGCGCAAGCACGCGCCGGAGATGCACCGCCCGCTGCGCATCGCCGGCCTGCCGGTGCTGGCCGCCGCCGCCTTCGTGCTGGCCACCGAACTGCTGTACTGGGCGCGCTGGCCGCTGACCGGCGAGATCATCCTGCTGATGCTGGTGGCCCTGCCGGTGTACGCCTACTACCAGCAGCGCGACGGCTGGAAGGATTTCCGCCGGCACCTGCGCGGCGCCAGCTGGCTGATCGCCTACCTGCCGACCATCGCGCTGCTGTCGTGGGCCGGCAGCACCACCTTCGGCGGCCACGGCTACCTGTCCTACGGGCCGGACCTGGTGGTGGTCGGCGTGGTGGCGCTGGGCTTCTACTTCTGGGGCGTGCGCGCCGGCTGGCGCACCCCGTCGCTGCAACAGGCCAGCGCCGGCTGA
- a CDS encoding type II 3-dehydroquinate dehydratase has protein sequence MSILLLRGPDCVAGHRGRPARIAPPVMRQLLAHAGRAGKTLAVRGCASERELLQALAQADQAGVEMLLLDPGACSDSAVTADAVAHLRRPYVEVHDDASDRREACLCASSGQRLGQVGGYCAQGYALALSIALEHLGCNGYEGDVHVGT, from the coding sequence ATGTCGATCCTGTTGCTCCGTGGCCCGGACTGCGTGGCCGGCCATCGCGGCCGCCCGGCGCGCATCGCCCCGCCGGTGATGCGGCAATTGCTCGCCCATGCCGGGCGCGCCGGCAAGACCCTGGCCGTGCGCGGCTGCGCCAGCGAGCGCGAACTGCTGCAGGCGCTGGCCCAGGCCGACCAGGCCGGCGTGGAGATGCTGCTGCTGGATCCGGGCGCGTGTTCGGACAGCGCCGTCACCGCCGACGCGGTGGCGCACCTGCGCCGGCCCTACGTGGAAGTGCACGACGACGCCAGCGATCGCCGCGAAGCCTGCCTGTGCGCGTCCTCGGGGCAGCGCCTGGGCCAGGTTGGCGGCTACTGCGCGCAGGGCTATGCGCTGGCGCTGTCGATCGCGCTCGAACACCTGGGCTGCAACGGCTACGAAGGCGATGTCCACGTCGGCACCTGA
- a CDS encoding polysaccharide biosynthesis C-terminal domain-containing protein has protein sequence MNWRLPATWRAGTGALSAQWGAILGVAAVSLGLSVWLARSMQPDGFGRYAYLLNLATLLALAQDAGMRTLVLRERVAPSSALAGDAAALPGLARGHLLLATLVLMGTALLLPRGVGDPALVWAVLCFAAVTLSQLVSAQLKGAGQWRREARWQVGARALSGLAIVLAVLLLGARPDVVFAAWAVGLLLAYALLGRDLHDRPRWRPQATVYRAAAGFLWIDLATGLYRRSDIVILHRAVSPAEVGQYAAAYRLFDGVLLLAAPVALLFFRRLRLTRDDPAAAQRLHGRALAAAGVAGAMLAIAGTGLGAWVVGLLYGQAYRPTAGPLVGWLFAAFVFVLPNYVLTQTAIALERQRCYMVGAGLAAATNLALNLWLAPHYGARGAALATIATEAVLAATLWLGLRRAAAPAA, from the coding sequence ATGAACTGGCGCCTTCCCGCGACCTGGCGTGCCGGCACCGGCGCGTTGTCCGCGCAATGGGGCGCGATCCTGGGCGTGGCGGCGGTCTCGCTGGGGCTGTCGGTGTGGCTGGCGCGCAGCATGCAGCCGGACGGATTCGGCCGTTACGCCTACCTGCTCAACCTGGCGACCTTGCTGGCACTGGCCCAGGATGCGGGCATGCGCACCTTGGTGCTGCGCGAGCGCGTGGCGCCCAGTTCGGCGCTGGCCGGAGACGCGGCGGCATTGCCGGGGCTGGCGCGCGGGCATCTGCTGCTGGCGACGCTGGTGCTGATGGGCACGGCACTGCTGCTGCCGCGCGGTGTCGGCGACCCGGCGCTGGTCTGGGCGGTGCTGTGCTTCGCCGCGGTGACCCTGTCGCAACTGGTGTCGGCGCAACTGAAGGGCGCGGGGCAATGGCGCCGCGAGGCGCGCTGGCAGGTCGGTGCACGCGCGCTGAGCGGGCTGGCCATCGTGCTCGCGGTGCTGCTGCTGGGCGCCCGTCCCGACGTGGTATTCGCGGCCTGGGCGGTGGGGCTGCTGCTGGCCTACGCGCTGCTGGGGCGGGACCTGCACGACCGGCCGCGCTGGCGCCCGCAGGCCACGGTGTATCGTGCGGCGGCCGGTTTCCTGTGGATCGACCTGGCGACCGGCCTGTACCGGCGCAGCGACATCGTCATCCTGCATCGCGCGGTGTCCCCGGCCGAGGTCGGCCAGTACGCCGCGGCCTATCGCCTGTTCGACGGCGTGTTGTTGCTGGCGGCACCGGTGGCGTTGCTGTTCTTCCGGCGCCTGCGCCTGACCCGCGACGACCCCGCTGCCGCGCAGCGCCTGCACGGCCGTGCACTCGCGGCTGCAGGGGTGGCCGGCGCCATGCTGGCGATCGCCGGGACCGGTCTCGGCGCCTGGGTGGTCGGGCTCCTGTATGGCCAGGCGTACCGGCCTACCGCCGGACCGCTGGTGGGCTGGCTGTTCGCTGCCTTCGTGTTCGTGCTGCCGAACTACGTGTTGACGCAGACGGCGATCGCGCTCGAGCGCCAGCGCTGCTACATGGTCGGCGCCGGCCTGGCCGCCGCGACCAACCTGGCGCTCAACCTGTGGCTGGCGCCGCATTACGGCGCGCGCGGTGCGGCGCTGGCCACGATCGCCACCGAGGCGGTGCTGGCGGCGACGTTGTGGCTGGGGCTGCGCCGCGCCGCCGCGCCAGCGGCGTGA
- a CDS encoding NAD(P)-dependent oxidoreductase yields MKRVLVTGAAGMIGRRLVAALVQRGDAVAGLDDLSSGIPFPEGLHLAEVADVRETAAVLACLRDFRAEAVVHLAAVHHIPTCELQRMHCLQVNVVGTESVLQAAAEAEVRQVLIASSGAVYAWGEAALDEAGTPTEARDNYALSKLCNESQLRLWCGRGAGRRGRVARLFNCIAHDDPNAHLIPDILAQLAADPSQTPQVRLGNLQPRRDYLHADDAAAGLLALLDDARVEPAYDVFNLCSGVEHAVGELVAELGALLGRAPRVEVDPQRQRPHDRAHQLGNPAKAAAVLGWRTRWTLREALQRTLAPEQAVVGVIAHHAPAAGSSALP; encoded by the coding sequence ATGAAACGGGTGTTGGTGACCGGCGCCGCCGGCATGATCGGGCGCCGGCTGGTCGCCGCGCTGGTGCAGCGCGGCGATGCGGTGGCCGGGCTGGACGATCTGTCCAGCGGGATACCATTTCCCGAGGGCCTGCACCTCGCCGAGGTCGCCGACGTCCGCGAGACCGCGGCGGTGCTGGCGTGCCTGCGCGACTTCCGCGCCGAGGCGGTGGTGCATCTGGCCGCGGTCCACCATATCCCGACCTGCGAACTGCAGCGCATGCATTGCCTGCAGGTGAACGTGGTCGGGACCGAGAGCGTGCTGCAGGCGGCGGCCGAGGCCGAGGTACGGCAGGTGCTGATCGCCTCCAGCGGGGCGGTGTACGCCTGGGGCGAGGCGGCGCTGGACGAAGCCGGCACTCCCACCGAGGCGCGCGACAACTACGCGCTGTCCAAGCTGTGCAACGAAAGCCAGTTGCGCCTGTGGTGCGGGCGTGGCGCCGGGCGCCGCGGGCGTGTGGCGCGCCTGTTCAACTGCATCGCCCACGACGACCCGAATGCGCACCTGATTCCCGACATCCTGGCGCAACTGGCCGCCGATCCGTCGCAGACGCCGCAGGTGCGGCTGGGCAACCTGCAGCCGCGGCGCGACTACCTGCATGCCGACGATGCCGCGGCGGGCCTGCTGGCCCTGCTCGACGATGCGCGGGTGGAGCCGGCCTACGATGTCTTCAACCTGTGTTCCGGCGTGGAGCACGCGGTCGGCGAACTGGTGGCGGAACTCGGCGCGCTGCTCGGCCGCGCGCCGCGGGTGGAAGTGGATCCGCAACGGCAGCGTCCGCACGATCGTGCACACCAGCTCGGCAACCCGGCCAAGGCGGCAGCGGTGCTGGGCTGGCGCACGCGCTGGACCCTGCGCGAGGCGCTGCAACGGACCCTGGCACCGGAGCAGGCCGTTGTCGGCGTCATTGCACACCATGCGCCGGCAGCCGGATCGTCCGCCCTGCCATGA